One Bacteroidales bacterium genomic window, TACCTTTCATTTTTTGCATATTATATGTTTTGATTACAAAGATATAAAGATTTATTTGCTTTTTTTGTTTCATAGTAGTAATTTTAACCTGAATTATAAATTATTTAAAATGGCTTGGAAAGTATTTAAAGGAAATAAAGACAAAAACGAAGAAGGTCTTAACAGTGAATTTACAAGAAAGATAGATAATGCATTATTTGATGCACAAAACGACAAAAAAGATGCAAGTAATGAAATTGGAAAAATCAGAACTTGGGCTGCAGAGGCGATAGTGGAAACCTATGCAGATATTTTTCCTAACGGACATTTAACTTATTACAGAGAAAAATATAAAGATGATGCTCTAAAGAAATATGAGCAAATAAAAAAAAATAATGCTGAAAAAATTGGTATTGATAAAGCCGAAAAATGTGATAAAATTGTTAAAGCATACATGACACAGATAAAACTTCGTGAATCTAAAGTTAAGCTGTACGATAAACTTGTAAAGAATTATGAACAAACAAAAGAAAAATTAAAAGAAGTTGAACTCAAACAAATAGAGGATAATAAAATAAATAAGCACGAAGAACGTTTAAAACAACTTGACGGAGCAGATGATGATTATGTGGAAGCTGTAACTGATACTGCTCAAATGGAAGAGTTGGTGAATGAATTTGAATTAAAAGCAGAATATGCAAAACAACTGTCATTATTAAATAAAAAATATAAAGATGACAGTGTGGAAGATTATACAACTTCACTTGCTTTTAAAGAAGAAATTGATAAAATGATTAATGATATTGATTAAATACTTATAAACATTTTAAATATGAATAAGGAAATAGTGCTTAATGACATAGATGAAAATTTATTTGAAAATATTAAGTCTGAAGCTGAAACATATAATCTGGACATAAAAACTTTTTTAAAGGGTTTTTTAAAAAAAACTTTTGGAAATGCTAGTTCATTGAAAACACAAGATTCTTATCATGATTTGGATAATCTTGCAGGAGCATGGAATGAAGATGATATAGCAATATTTAATGAAAATATTAAATATTTCTCTGAAATTGATAAAGAATTATGGTAGTAAAATCTATACTTATTGATACAAATACGTACATTGAATTTAAAAAAGGCAATTTTGAAACCCTTAAAGTTTTTCAAAAGGTTAAAAATATTTTCATATGTCCTATTGTAACAGGTGAATTGATTTCCGGGTTTATTATTGGTAACAGAGAGGAACATTGCAGAAATGAATTTCTTCAGTTTTTATCTTCAAAAAGAATAAAAACTATGGTTCTTGATGATTCAATATCAGAAGAGTTTGCCCAAATTTATAAAGAATTAAGACAAAAAGGAAAGCCGATACCTACAAATGATATTTGGATAGCATCGTTTTCAAGAAAATACAAGATACCGTTATTTTCTTATGATAAGCATTTTAAGTTTATTGATAATATACAACTGATTACAAAACCGGAAGATTTAGATTATTTTGAAAAATTATAATATTAATATTAAGAATAAAATATTTTTGTTGCTTTTTTTTTTGTTATCAAAAATGTTGATGCTCAAAGCTACAGTTTGAAAATTATCAGTAATGATATTTCTCTTGTAAAAAAAACTGTCAAAAAATCATATAATAAATCTTACAGCGATTCAAGTAAAATCTTCCGAGAACTTCAAAAAATTAAATATAATTTACTTGCCGAAGGTTATATCTGTGCTTCTTTCGACAGTGTAGTTTTTGATTCAACCGATATTAATGCATATTTGTTTATCGGAAAAAAATACTTTGTAAATCAAATAATTGTTGAAGATACTGCACATGAGAATAAAAAAAGACATGAGATAAGTTCAAAGGGTTTTAAAAAAAACATCTTTAATACTGAAGTGCTACTGAAGATGTATTACAAAACAATTTCAGAATATGAAAACTCCGGATATCCGTTTGCGGAAATTGTTCCTTATGATATTGATTTAAATGATTCAACAGTAAGTTTAAAGATTAAA contains:
- a CDS encoding type II toxin-antitoxin system VapC family toxin, with translation MVVKSILIDTNTYIEFKKGNFETLKVFQKVKNIFICPIVTGELISGFIIGNREEHCRNEFLQFLSSKRIKTMVLDDSISEEFAQIYKELRQKGKPIPTNDIWIASFSRKYKIPLFSYDKHFKFIDNIQLITKPEDLDYFEKL